A region from the Spea bombifrons isolate aSpeBom1 chromosome 7, aSpeBom1.2.pri, whole genome shotgun sequence genome encodes:
- the CTLA4 gene encoding cytotoxic T-lymphocyte protein 4 gives MHLLAFLIGLFSLYSNVTEGNKVTQPAVMVANRHEKAILVCGYKIHGEVTVMRFSLLKKTINTTTEICSFSYKMNYETSTTGTQCEAVLSPSNMTIHITGLQTEDTGMYVCKLEVMYPPPYRTFEGNTTFIYVSDLISECAQLSDSPKSDLYERGLLVICVVTFTYSISVTCILLICKQRRKRWNTGLFEKILQSDSVQHKNYSPYYIQIN, from the exons ATGCATCTTCTAGCCTTCCTCATTGGACTTTTTAGCTTGTATTCCAATGTCACAGAag GTAATAAAGTGACCCAGCCTGCAGTCATGGTGGCCAACAGACATGAAAAGGCCATACTAGTCTGTGGCTACAAAATACATGGCGAAGTGACAGTGATGAGGTTCAGCCTGCTCAAGAAAACAATCAACACAACTACAGAGATTTGTAGTTTCTCTTAcaaaatgaattatgaaacatCCACTACTGGCACCCAGTGTGAAGCTGTGCTCAGTCCTAGTAATATGACAATACACATTACAGGGCTGCAGACAGAAGACACAGGGATGTATGTCTGCAAACTGGAAGTTATGTACCCACCTCCCTACCGGACCTTCGAGGGCAACACAACCTTCATCTATGTCAGTG ATCTTATTTCAGAGTGTGCACAGTTATCTGATTCACCCAAGTCTGACCTGTATGAGAGGGGACTCCTAGTCATCTGTGTTGTTACATTTACCTACAGTATTTCTGTTACCTGCATCTTGCTGATTTGTAAG caACGAAGGAAGAGATGGAATACTGGATTATTTGAGAAGATACTACAATCAGATTCAGTGCAACATAAGAACTATTCACCCTACTATATCCAAATTAACTGA